The Sinorhizobium fredii genome contains the following window.
TGGGCGCGCGGCCGCCAGCCCTTTTCGGCGAACCAACGCAGAAAAGGCGCGGGCAACGTCACGGCGTTGCTTTCCGGCAATGGGGGATCGATCCTGTTCACGGGGAACAAAGGTAGATCAAACGCGGCAAAAGAGAAGCCTGTACCTCTTCATGCCCGCGATTGCTGGAGGCCAACCAAGCTTCAAAGTGCGATATATCGATCGGCGCGGTGGTTGATTGCCACGAAGAGGTTGAGGACGACCGCGCCGAGCACCGACCACAGAACGACCCAGGGCGTCGTGACCGCGAAGGCAACAGCCAGCACCCCCATGTCGATCGACAGCTGCACGAGGCCGGCGCGGATGCCGAAGCGCTCCTGCAGATAGACGCCGAGGATGCCGACGCCGCCGAGGCTGGCGCGGTGGCGATAGAGCGCCAGGACACCGTAGCCGAGCAGCAGCCCGCCGAGAAGCGCCGCCCAGCCGGGATGGATCTGACCGATCTCGAAAAGCCGCGACTGTACGTCGGCCAGGATCGAGGTGAGCCCGATGGCGATGAAGGTCTTGATGGAGAAGGCAGCACCGAGCCGCTTGAGCGACAGGTAGAAGAACGGCAGGTTGAGCAGGAAGAAGGCGAGGCCGAAATTCACGCC
Protein-coding sequences here:
- a CDS encoding YitT family protein produces the protein MAQMSSVFGLWNTSPTRHTPVEDVQGVFSGSLVAALGLYFLASAGLLTGSTAGVAFLLHYATGVNFGLAFFLLNLPFFYLSLKRLGAAFSIKTFIAIGLTSILADVQSRLFEIGQIHPGWAALLGGLLLGYGVLALYRHRASLGGVGILGVYLQERFGIRAGLVQLSIDMGVLAVAFAVTTPWVVLWSVLGAVVLNLFVAINHRADRYIAL